In the genome of Patescibacteria group bacterium, one region contains:
- a CDS encoding UvrD-helicase domain-containing protein, which produces MNYLDGLNTEQREAAIHKDGPLLILAGAGAGKTKTVTFRILHLIKQGVSPRDILAITFTNKAAKEMKERVEKLLHEDKELNLPLSFHDKPFLSTFHSLGVHILKENAKHIGLPRHFAIFDKNDAKRAIKEALEGAGYDPKQFEPAKVMNAISKAKGDLETAESFSGKAGNQYFLRIVSDVWKRYEAILLKEKALDFDDLLLKTVLLLKNNKEVLEHYQSIWKYIHIDEYQDTNKVQYTIAQLLSAKSRNICVVGDIDQMIYSWRGADLKNILNFEADYPEAKVVLLEQNYRSTQTILNAANKVIEKNKNRRKKNLFTQNGAGDPIGIYSGYDESDEADFVAEKAAQLIQKGIDPREIAILYRANFQSRALEEALLHNSLPYQVLGVKFFERKEVKDVLSYLRAALNPEGLSDLKRIINVPARGLGKVTLVKLFAGQKDSLPAATKAKIESFYSVLDEIRQAASEKKPSETMKFIIRVSGIEDMLKASKLEEDVERLENIKELVTLATKYDEVSIEEGIDQLLADAALASDQDTLIKDQSAIKLMTVHASKGLEFDYVFIAGLEENLFPHRRMGQDDSKIDTEEERRLYYVALTRARKKLYLSYAGMRTIFGSKQMNIPSEFVMELDDELTEPETRKGENRRALKTVYFD; this is translated from the coding sequence ATGAATTATTTAGATGGTCTTAATACCGAACAACGAGAAGCGGCAATTCACAAGGATGGGCCGCTTCTTATTCTTGCTGGAGCGGGAGCAGGGAAAACAAAAACTGTTACTTTTCGAATTCTTCACTTAATTAAACAAGGAGTTTCACCACGAGATATTTTAGCAATTACATTCACAAATAAAGCAGCAAAAGAAATGAAAGAACGCGTTGAGAAACTCCTTCATGAAGATAAAGAATTAAATTTGCCTCTCTCATTCCATGACAAACCATTTCTTAGTACCTTTCACTCATTAGGTGTTCATATATTAAAAGAGAATGCTAAACACATTGGTTTGCCACGTCACTTTGCAATATTTGATAAGAATGACGCAAAACGAGCCATAAAGGAGGCATTGGAAGGTGCTGGGTATGATCCCAAGCAATTTGAACCTGCGAAGGTTATGAATGCCATTTCAAAGGCTAAAGGAGATCTGGAGACAGCTGAAAGCTTTAGTGGCAAAGCCGGGAATCAATACTTCCTCCGAATTGTATCTGATGTATGGAAACGTTATGAGGCAATCCTATTAAAAGAAAAAGCATTGGATTTTGATGATCTGCTTCTTAAGACTGTTCTTCTATTAAAAAATAATAAAGAAGTACTCGAGCACTATCAAAGTATCTGGAAGTATATTCACATCGATGAGTACCAAGATACAAACAAAGTGCAATACACTATTGCTCAGCTTCTTTCAGCTAAAAGCAGAAATATTTGTGTTGTGGGTGATATAGATCAAATGATTTACTCATGGCGAGGTGCAGATCTTAAAAATATTTTAAACTTCGAAGCAGATTACCCAGAAGCAAAAGTAGTGCTCCTTGAACAGAACTATCGATCTACCCAAACTATTCTTAATGCTGCAAATAAAGTTATTGAGAAAAATAAAAATCGAAGAAAGAAGAACCTTTTCACTCAAAATGGAGCAGGGGATCCGATTGGTATTTATAGTGGGTATGATGAATCGGATGAAGCAGACTTTGTAGCTGAAAAGGCAGCCCAACTTATTCAAAAAGGAATTGATCCTCGAGAGATCGCTATCCTCTATAGAGCAAACTTTCAGTCTCGAGCATTAGAAGAAGCACTACTTCATAATTCACTTCCTTATCAAGTTCTTGGAGTTAAATTCTTTGAGCGAAAAGAAGTTAAAGATGTGCTTTCATACTTGCGAGCGGCCCTTAATCCAGAAGGATTATCTGACTTAAAAAGAATCATTAATGTTCCAGCTCGAGGCTTAGGAAAAGTCACTTTGGTCAAACTTTTTGCTGGGCAAAAAGATAGCTTGCCTGCAGCAACAAAAGCAAAAATTGAAAGTTTTTATAGTGTGCTCGATGAAATCCGCCAGGCAGCAAGTGAAAAAAAACCAAGTGAAACAATGAAGTTTATAATCAGAGTTTCTGGAATAGAAGACATGTTAAAGGCAAGTAAACTTGAAGAAGATGTAGAACGTTTAGAAAACATTAAAGAACTTGTAACACTCGCAACAAAGTATGATGAGGTTTCTATCGAAGAGGGAATTGATCAACTCCTTGCAGATGCAGCACTTGCAAGTGATCAAGACACACTCATTAAAGATCAAAGTGCCATTAAACTCATGACTGTTCATGCATCAAAAGGCCTTGAATTTGACTATGTTTTTATTGCTGGCCTTGAAGAAAACTTGTTTCCACATCGAAGAATGGGCCAAGACGATAGCAAGATAGACACAGAAGAAGAACGGCGCCTTTACTACGTAGCGCTCACCCGAGCTCGCAAAAAATTGTATTTAAGTTATGCTGGTATGCGAACCATTTTCGGATCTAAGCAGATGAACATCCCGTCAGAGTTTGTTATGGAACTTGATGACGAGCTCACCGAACCAGAAACACGCAAGGGAGAGAATCGCAGAGCGCTGAAGACCGTTTATTTCGATTAA
- a CDS encoding DUF87 domain-containing protein: MGLFNLFNKKDSQADISSALPQQIYEASALELKDIIAPSALKISPRSLNLGDKIVRTFFVISYPRFLSENWFSPIINLDRIFDISIFIHPIETATILRHFQKKVAEIQSQISIREEKGLVRDPMLDTAYQDLENLRDNLQQAQEKLFDVGLYLSIYGESDAELDKIESEIKSILESKLVYIKPALFQQEQGFKSMLPLGNDGLAVNSKINSTPLSSIFPFVSFDLTSDKGILYGINRHNSSLVLFDRFSLENYNSITFAKSGSGKSYATKLEIVRTLMFDADVIVIDPEREYEYLAEATGGRYFNISLNSEHHINPFDLPPIHEDESSSSVLRSNIINLVGLFRIMLGGLSPEEDAIIDRAITETYALKDITPESDFSNIEPPLLSDFELVLAGMEGGESLAQRMTKYTKGTWSGFINRPTNVDMNKKFIVFSVRDMEDELKPIAMYIVTHYIWNAIRRDIKKRLLVIDEAWWMMKSEDTASFLLSLAKRGRKYYLGLATITQDVDDFLKSPYGMPIITNSSIQMLLKQSPTSIDKLQATFNLTDEEKYLLLESGVGEGIFFAGVKHVAVKIIASYTEDQIITSDPSQILAIRKAKEELGN, encoded by the coding sequence ATGGGACTATTTAACTTATTTAATAAAAAAGATTCACAGGCTGATATTAGTTCTGCGTTACCTCAGCAAATTTACGAAGCATCTGCATTAGAACTTAAAGATATTATTGCTCCTTCTGCATTAAAAATTTCACCTCGATCCCTAAACTTAGGGGACAAGATAGTTCGAACATTTTTTGTTATTTCATATCCACGATTTCTTTCTGAAAACTGGTTCTCTCCAATCATTAATCTCGATCGGATTTTTGATATTTCTATTTTTATTCACCCAATTGAGACAGCTACAATCCTCCGACACTTTCAAAAGAAGGTAGCAGAAATTCAAAGTCAGATTTCTATTCGAGAAGAGAAGGGCCTAGTACGTGACCCTATGCTTGATACTGCATATCAGGATCTTGAAAACCTTCGAGACAATCTTCAACAAGCACAAGAGAAACTCTTTGATGTTGGCCTTTATTTGTCTATTTATGGTGAATCTGATGCAGAACTCGATAAGATAGAGTCAGAAATTAAATCTATTCTTGAATCAAAGCTTGTATACATTAAACCTGCTCTGTTTCAACAAGAACAAGGCTTTAAAAGTATGCTCCCACTTGGAAACGATGGTCTTGCCGTAAATTCTAAAATTAACTCAACACCACTTTCAAGTATTTTCCCATTCGTATCATTCGATCTTACTTCAGATAAGGGAATACTCTATGGAATTAACCGTCATAATTCTAGTCTTGTGTTGTTTGATCGTTTTTCTCTTGAAAACTACAACTCAATCACATTTGCTAAGTCTGGATCTGGTAAATCATACGCTACAAAGCTCGAAATTGTGCGTACATTAATGTTTGATGCTGATGTGATTGTAATTGACCCAGAGCGAGAATATGAATACCTTGCAGAAGCTACTGGAGGCCGCTATTTCAATATTTCTTTAAACTCAGAGCACCATATCAATCCATTTGATCTTCCACCTATCCATGAAGATGAATCATCTTCATCAGTATTGCGATCAAATATCATTAACCTCGTAGGACTCTTCCGAATCATGCTTGGAGGTCTTTCACCTGAAGAAGATGCAATTATTGATCGAGCAATTACCGAAACATATGCTCTTAAAGATATTACACCTGAATCAGATTTCTCAAATATAGAACCACCTCTACTTTCAGACTTCGAATTGGTGCTTGCAGGTATGGAAGGAGGGGAGTCACTGGCTCAACGAATGACCAAATACACAAAAGGAACATGGTCAGGATTTATCAACCGTCCTACAAACGTAGATATGAACAAAAAGTTCATAGTGTTCTCAGTGCGAGACATGGAAGACGAATTGAAACCAATCGCAATGTATATTGTGACTCACTACATTTGGAATGCAATTCGACGTGATATTAAAAAGCGATTGCTTGTTATCGACGAGGCTTGGTGGATGATGAAATCAGAAGATACGGCTTCATTCTTGCTTTCTTTAGCAAAACGAGGACGAAAATATTATCTTGGACTCGCGACAATTACTCAAGACGTAGATGACTTCCTAAAATCTCCTTACGGTATGCCAATTATTACCAACTCATCTATCCAAATGCTTTTGAAGCAGTCTCCAACATCTATTGATAAGCTTCAGGCAACGTTCAATCTTACAGATGAAGAAAAATATCTTCTTTTAGAATCAGGAGTAGGGGAAGGGATCTTCTTTGCCGGTGTAAAACACGTAGCTGTCAAAATTATTGCTTCATATACAGAAGATCAAATCATTACCTCAGATCCATCTCAAATCCTCGCTATTCGAAAAGCAAAAGAAGAATTGGGAAATTAA
- a CDS encoding M23 family metallopeptidase codes for MTKFAVIGLLVSRLALPSMMIGVSGTAEASIISAMSGVFGTQVQAADDGLTPNSQKMSLLEAPMNPTVSTTVDSSVALIDDNALVSQPEILTKAEVSSPVIPENNSITTYTVKSGDTVSGIAKKFNISVNTVIWANSLKKDSMLTVGKTLVILPISGVKHVVKKGDNLQSIALQYKGNLQEVLAYNDLAVDDSLKIGEVIVVPDGEITSKAASTLAANTTKTPAKTSVAKKVASVAIGVGIASADNAPSSGYYTRPIKAGVRTQGLHGNNGVDLADSCGTSLYAAAAGTVVIAKENGAYNGGYGNYVVLSHSNGSQTLYAHMQTVAIGEGSQVTKGQYIGTVGATGKVYGATGCHVHFEVRNGPSNPF; via the coding sequence GTGACAAAGTTTGCTGTTATTGGATTACTTGTATCCAGATTGGCCCTTCCATCGATGATGATTGGCGTATCAGGAACAGCAGAAGCAAGTATCATTTCAGCGATGTCAGGTGTATTTGGTACCCAAGTTCAGGCCGCTGATGATGGCTTAACACCAAATTCTCAGAAAATGTCTCTATTAGAGGCACCTATGAACCCAACTGTTTCAACAACGGTAGATTCTTCTGTTGCCTTAATTGATGATAACGCTCTTGTTTCTCAGCCGGAAATTTTGACTAAAGCTGAGGTTTCTAGCCCTGTTATTCCAGAAAACAATAGTATTACCACCTATACAGTTAAGTCTGGTGATACAGTGAGTGGAATAGCTAAAAAGTTTAACATTTCAGTAAATACTGTAATTTGGGCGAATAGTCTTAAGAAAGATAGTATGCTCACTGTTGGTAAAACGCTCGTAATATTACCTATTTCAGGAGTTAAGCATGTTGTTAAAAAGGGAGATAACCTACAATCTATTGCGTTACAGTATAAGGGAAATCTCCAGGAAGTATTAGCATATAATGATCTTGCAGTAGATGATTCCCTTAAGATTGGTGAAGTAATCGTCGTTCCCGATGGTGAAATTACATCAAAGGCTGCATCAACATTAGCTGCTAATACAACAAAGACTCCTGCTAAGACCTCTGTTGCTAAGAAAGTTGCCTCTGTTGCTATTGGTGTTGGTATTGCTAGTGCTGATAATGCTCCATCTAGTGGATATTATACTCGTCCTATTAAGGCCGGAGTGCGAACCCAGGGATTACATGGTAATAACGGAGTTGATCTTGCTGACTCATGTGGTACTTCATTATATGCTGCTGCTGCTGGAACAGTCGTTATTGCAAAGGAAAATGGTGCATACAATGGTGGATACGGAAATTATGTCGTACTAAGTCATTCAAACGGCAGTCAAACACTCTATGCCCATATGCAAACTGTTGCAATTGGTGAAGGTTCACAAGTTACTAAAGGACAGTATATTGGAACTGTGGGTGCAACTGGAAAAGTGTATGGTGCTACTGGATGTCATGTTCACTTTGAAGTTCGAAACGGACCGAGTAATCCATTTTAA
- a CDS encoding PrgI family protein yields the protein MRFQIPQFIEVEDKIFGPLTLKQFIYLAGGAGMSVIAYLFIPSFLLALVVILPICAISGMFAFYRINNKPLIVVLESAFNYLVNPKLYIWRHEQRQIMAAKKDAAVDSDPTSAFIPKLSDSKLKDLSWSLDTKEALNPVTKEGSKSPLQK from the coding sequence ATGCGGTTTCAAATTCCTCAATTTATAGAAGTTGAAGATAAGATCTTTGGGCCACTCACCCTCAAACAGTTTATTTATCTTGCCGGAGGGGCAGGGATGTCTGTTATTGCCTATCTTTTTATACCAAGCTTCTTACTAGCACTCGTAGTTATACTTCCAATCTGCGCAATTTCAGGAATGTTTGCATTCTATAGAATTAACAACAAGCCTCTCATTGTAGTATTAGAATCAGCATTTAATTATTTAGTAAATCCCAAACTCTATATCTGGAGACATGAACAACGCCAAATAATGGCAGCTAAAAAAGATGCAGCTGTAGATTCAGATCCAACATCTGCATTTATTCCAAAGCTTTCAGATAGTAAACTAAAAGATTTAAGCTGGAGTCTCGATACAAAAGAAGCCTTAAATCCCGTTACAAAAGAGGGAAGTAAGAGTCCACTCCAAAAGTAA
- the rsmA gene encoding 16S rRNA (adenine(1518)-N(6)/adenine(1519)-N(6))-dimethyltransferase RsmA, producing MIPAKKSLGQNFLKSQGALREIIQAARIENTDVILEIGPGKGALTKLLIEHAGKVIAIEKDTRLIPYLKEEFKEAYEQKKLEIHEQDILEFDPAYLKADGQYYKLVANIPYYLTGIIFRKFLETHYQPSLMVLLVQKEVAQRIVARDEKESILSLSVKAYGTPKYIGKVAAKYFSPQPKVDSAILLIDSISRDFFNTITEEEFFTVIKAGFAHKRKMLAGNLHTAFPEKDISNALISAGINEKARAEDVGLLAWKKLTEILR from the coding sequence ATGATTCCAGCAAAAAAATCACTTGGACAGAATTTTCTTAAATCGCAAGGAGCGCTTAGAGAAATTATTCAAGCTGCACGCATTGAAAATACAGATGTAATATTAGAAATAGGACCAGGGAAGGGGGCTCTTACGAAATTACTTATTGAGCATGCTGGAAAAGTTATCGCTATAGAAAAAGACACTCGGCTTATTCCATATCTTAAGGAAGAATTCAAAGAAGCTTATGAGCAAAAAAAGTTAGAAATACATGAACAAGACATTCTAGAGTTTGATCCAGCATATTTAAAAGCTGATGGGCAATACTACAAACTTGTAGCAAATATTCCGTACTATTTAACTGGAATTATTTTTAGGAAGTTTTTGGAGACCCACTATCAACCATCACTTATGGTTTTACTCGTCCAAAAGGAAGTTGCGCAGCGAATAGTAGCTCGAGATGAAAAAGAAAGTATTTTATCGCTTAGCGTAAAAGCCTATGGAACCCCAAAGTACATTGGTAAAGTAGCTGCAAAATATTTTTCACCACAACCTAAAGTAGATTCTGCTATTCTTTTAATAGATAGTATTTCACGAGACTTTTTCAATACTATTACAGAAGAAGAATTTTTTACTGTTATTAAAGCAGGTTTTGCTCACAAGAGAAAAATGCTCGCTGGTAATTTACACACAGCTTTTCCTGAAAAAGACATTAGTAATGCCCTTATAAGCGCTGGAATCAATGAAAAAGCCCGCGCTGAGGACGTCGGGCTTTTAGCTTGGAAGAAACTTACTGAGATTCTACGGTGA
- a CDS encoding YifB family Mg chelatase-like AAA ATPase — protein MSFAKVYSAQASLIKATVISIEVDLSKGLHSFTVVGLPDKAVEESRDRIAAAIKNSGFDSPKSKNQKVVISLAPADIKKEGPSFDVPMALAYLLACDDIRFDAERKLFLGELSLDGQLRAIPGVLPLVREAKAQGFTDVYLPKANAREAALISGITIYGVEHIKDIINHICSKRKKDIHLLEEVQLKAQEPTILSEQQFICDIDFADVQGQEGAKRALEIAAAGGHNIAMFGPPGTGKTMLARAFRHILPNLTFEEMLEVTSIHSVAGILKEDIIFHPPFRAPHHTASYISIVGGGSVPKPGEITLAHRGVLFMDEFPEFDRKVIDALRQPLEERVVTISRARGTNTFPAQAILIIAMNPCPCGNYGIKHKECICTPYVLARYQRKISGPIIDRVDMWTEVSVINHSALSESVSTNVPTEIIKERVKRARTIQAERFKNHSRSIKMNSEMSARDIGKYVDLTPEAKAILNNSSERLHLSGRAHHRMMKLARTIADLHEKTAVDHEAVLEAFQYRPKKNY, from the coding sequence ATGAGTTTTGCAAAAGTGTATAGTGCTCAAGCAAGTTTAATTAAAGCGACAGTTATTTCAATTGAGGTAGACCTTTCCAAGGGGTTACATTCTTTTACTGTAGTGGGATTACCAGATAAAGCGGTTGAAGAATCAAGAGATCGTATCGCGGCTGCAATTAAAAATTCAGGTTTTGACTCTCCCAAAAGCAAAAATCAAAAAGTAGTAATTTCACTTGCTCCTGCTGATATAAAAAAAGAAGGTCCTAGTTTTGATGTTCCAATGGCTTTAGCATATTTATTAGCATGTGATGATATTCGATTTGATGCAGAGAGAAAGTTATTTCTAGGAGAGTTATCATTGGATGGTCAGTTACGAGCAATTCCTGGGGTCTTACCTTTGGTCAGAGAGGCGAAAGCACAAGGCTTTACAGATGTCTATTTACCCAAAGCTAATGCACGTGAAGCAGCGTTAATTTCAGGAATAACTATATATGGAGTTGAACATATCAAAGATATTATTAATCATATCTGTTCGAAAAGAAAAAAAGATATACACCTATTAGAAGAAGTTCAACTTAAAGCCCAAGAACCAACTATTCTTTCGGAACAACAATTCATATGTGATATAGATTTTGCTGATGTACAGGGTCAAGAAGGAGCAAAGCGAGCGCTTGAGATAGCAGCTGCAGGGGGACACAATATCGCTATGTTTGGACCCCCAGGGACAGGGAAGACTATGCTTGCTCGAGCTTTTAGACACATCCTACCCAATCTTACATTTGAAGAAATGCTTGAAGTAACTTCTATACATTCAGTTGCTGGAATACTAAAGGAAGACATTATATTTCATCCTCCATTTCGGGCACCACATCATACTGCTTCCTATATTTCTATTGTCGGAGGTGGATCTGTTCCAAAACCCGGTGAAATAACTTTGGCTCATAGAGGAGTACTTTTCATGGATGAATTTCCAGAATTTGATCGTAAAGTTATTGATGCGCTTCGTCAACCACTTGAGGAACGAGTGGTAACAATCTCTCGAGCGCGTGGAACTAATACATTTCCTGCACAAGCAATTCTAATTATCGCCATGAATCCATGTCCTTGTGGAAATTATGGAATTAAACACAAAGAATGCATATGTACTCCTTATGTACTTGCACGCTATCAACGTAAAATATCAGGACCGATAATTGATCGAGTTGATATGTGGACTGAGGTTTCTGTAATCAATCATTCTGCACTCAGTGAATCAGTATCAACAAATGTACCCACTGAAATTATAAAAGAGCGAGTGAAACGTGCCCGGACTATCCAAGCTGAACGATTCAAAAATCATTCTCGTTCCATAAAGATGAACAGCGAAATGAGTGCTCGTGATATTGGTAAATATGTTGATCTAACCCCTGAAGCAAAAGCAATTCTTAACAACTCATCAGAACGATTACATTTGTCCGGACGAGCTCATCATCGAATGATGAAACTGGCTCGTACCATTGCAGATTTACACGAAAAAACCGCCGTTGATCACGAAGCGGTTTTAGAAGCATTTCAGTATAGACCTAAGAAAAATTACTGA
- a CDS encoding peptidoglycan-binding protein — protein sequence MIKKVGIFLFAATTVFIFSKSVSAYVFSQTLKVGQTHPDVKELQKILNQDPQTRISSTGVGSSGQETTYFGQMTFQAVIKFQNKYASEVLLPAGLTKGTGFVGAATIKKLNSLSAGGQTTTVTSQNGLNQQSIDPLAAFYVPYAERINIYATDYKFDEVKKTVISRVNNAISTGKNPDLSDIVNKPASAMGEVFLQGASSAVVSVGGTLTLNGTGFTSNNTLYIGDTYAVKNVASNGGILNIKVPPVPFGRYDIAIRNSKGLSNTGVIVVTNDGKSHVKIDSIEPAKISYGQTLTLKGSGFTSSNDVITIHGIQKGVVSSDGTTISFAFTPENMREIAKYSRNQTDMSVPITIVNANGVFVHPSGFRLSY from the coding sequence ATGATAAAAAAAGTTGGGATATTTCTTTTTGCTGCCACCACTGTATTTATTTTTTCTAAAAGTGTGTCAGCCTATGTTTTTTCACAAACCTTAAAAGTCGGACAAACACATCCTGATGTTAAGGAATTACAAAAGATTCTTAATCAAGATCCACAAACACGAATAAGCAGTACTGGAGTTGGTTCTTCAGGACAAGAAACTACTTATTTTGGCCAAATGACCTTCCAAGCAGTGATAAAATTTCAGAATAAGTATGCTTCAGAGGTACTTTTGCCTGCTGGCTTAACAAAAGGTACTGGCTTTGTGGGTGCTGCAACAATAAAAAAGCTTAATTCATTAAGCGCTGGTGGACAAACCACTACAGTTACTAGTCAAAATGGCTTAAATCAACAATCAATTGATCCACTTGCAGCCTTTTATGTTCCCTACGCTGAACGAATCAATATATATGCTACTGATTATAAGTTTGATGAAGTCAAAAAAACTGTTATTTCTAGGGTTAATAATGCAATTAGTACTGGTAAAAACCCTGATTTAAGCGATATTGTAAATAAACCAGCTTCTGCTATGGGTGAAGTTTTCCTTCAGGGGGCTTCTTCTGCTGTCGTTAGTGTGGGTGGAACCCTCACCCTTAATGGAACAGGATTTACCTCAAATAACACTCTATATATAGGAGATACCTATGCCGTTAAGAATGTGGCTTCAAATGGAGGTATTCTAAACATAAAAGTCCCTCCAGTTCCCTTTGGCAGATATGATATCGCTATAAGAAATAGTAAGGGATTAAGTAATACGGGAGTTATTGTTGTTACAAACGACGGTAAAAGCCATGTAAAAATAGATTCTATTGAGCCTGCAAAGATTTCCTATGGGCAAACTCTTACGTTAAAAGGCTCTGGTTTTACATCATCAAATGACGTTATTACTATTCATGGTATTCAAAAAGGAGTGGTTTCTTCAGATGGCACCACGATTTCATTTGCTTTTACCCCTGAAAACATGAGAGAAATTGCAAAATATAGCAGAAACCAAACAGATATGTCGGTTCCTATCACTATTGTGAATGCGAATGGTGTATTTGTTCACCCTTCTGGTTTTAGATTAAGTTACTAA
- a CDS encoding immunoglobulin-like domain-containing protein, whose translation MKNLLTILKKSTTLLLIVAIVASISFIVDKPKEAKAGWAECGGYFVVALGWSKGESAATKAYGVPVAKLEAISAAVKDGSVYAGFFKDCILDSLLQPVVKMVIAKVTDSLVTWINSGFNGSPSFVTDPQQLFIDAADQVAGEFILGSPLGFMCKPFQIDIKIALALNYSYQNQYAEQAQCTLTQVVQNVDKFYQDFDEGGWAGWFEMTQKPKNTYQGAYLSAQSELAVRIGDKNLLEEMKLNWGGGFLSWTECKRKDNTTYTEYGGSKNPPTQPGKKPARVFKTDEGDNCEIKTPGSTIGESLNQALGIEKDQLGFVDSFEKLYYALANQIFTRTIAGAHGLLGSTGHGNTGNGGTTRPFDNLRDDYLKGFTDLGNGAADAARENAENQNGSTVEEDENINPEENVAVKGTGHVKDGAGRTRVDYDKLIDGDKTDESDSGFLDEEDGASYDGARTAAVDDPYLEVRLTKDYTFGKIIIYQRNSNPPLNDQEISFRVDILDKDGKIVHSSEAIKHDFIGQANIFFVPAVKGRVVRVQGIGRGPLYIGEIEAYQYAKPKITLKADSQGRVSYTTINVGQQFIDPGATAVDNNGVDISANITVEGTGTINTSLPGVHNITYSVTDVNGSSSKIVRQVQVIQ comes from the coding sequence ATGAAAAATTTATTAACGATACTTAAAAAATCAACAACCCTACTTCTTATAGTAGCTATTGTTGCATCTATAAGTTTTATTGTTGATAAACCAAAGGAAGCAAAAGCCGGCTGGGCAGAATGTGGAGGATATTTCGTAGTAGCACTAGGATGGTCAAAAGGTGAATCTGCAGCAACAAAAGCATATGGAGTGCCTGTAGCAAAATTAGAAGCAATTAGTGCTGCAGTAAAGGATGGCTCAGTTTATGCCGGCTTTTTTAAAGATTGCATTTTAGACAGTTTGCTGCAACCTGTTGTTAAGATGGTTATCGCTAAGGTTACTGATTCTCTCGTAACATGGATCAATAGTGGCTTCAACGGAAGTCCATCATTTGTAACTGATCCACAACAACTTTTTATTGATGCAGCAGACCAAGTGGCAGGTGAGTTTATTTTAGGAAGTCCCTTAGGCTTCATGTGTAAACCTTTTCAAATAGATATAAAAATAGCTCTTGCTCTCAACTATTCCTACCAAAATCAATATGCTGAACAAGCCCAATGTACGTTGACGCAGGTTGTTCAAAATGTAGATAAATTTTATCAAGATTTTGATGAGGGTGGATGGGCAGGATGGTTTGAAATGACTCAAAAGCCTAAGAACACCTATCAGGGGGCATATCTTAGTGCCCAATCAGAACTTGCTGTTCGAATTGGTGACAAAAATTTATTAGAAGAAATGAAACTCAATTGGGGAGGAGGCTTTCTATCATGGACAGAATGTAAGCGAAAAGATAATACTACGTATACAGAATACGGGGGGTCAAAAAACCCACCAACTCAACCTGGTAAAAAACCAGCTCGAGTATTTAAAACAGATGAAGGTGACAATTGTGAAATCAAAACTCCAGGAAGTACTATTGGTGAATCTCTCAATCAGGCATTGGGAATAGAAAAAGATCAACTAGGATTTGTTGATAGTTTTGAAAAACTTTATTATGCATTGGCAAACCAAATCTTTACTCGAACAATAGCCGGAGCACACGGTCTTCTTGGTTCAACCGGACATGGTAATACAGGAAATGGGGGAACAACTCGACCGTTTGATAATCTTCGAGATGATTACTTAAAGGGTTTTACAGATCTTGGAAACGGAGCTGCTGATGCAGCCCGAGAAAACGCTGAAAATCAAAATGGCTCAACAGTAGAGGAAGATGAAAATATAAATCCTGAAGAAAACGTTGCCGTAAAAGGAACTGGCCATGTGAAAGATGGGGCGGGAAGAACAAGGGTTGATTACGATAAATTGATAGACGGGGATAAAACTGATGAAAGTGATTCTGGTTTTCTTGATGAAGAAGATGGTGCGTCATATGACGGAGCTCGAACAGCAGCTGTAGACGATCCATATTTGGAAGTCCGTCTTACTAAAGACTATACGTTTGGAAAAATCATAATTTACCAACGAAATTCAAATCCACCACTCAACGATCAAGAAATCTCATTCCGTGTGGATATTCTCGATAAAGATGGAAAAATAGTTCATAGTTCAGAAGCAATCAAACATGACTTTATTGGTCAGGCAAACATCTTCTTTGTTCCTGCCGTGAAAGGACGAGTTGTGCGTGTACAAGGAATTGGAAGAGGTCCATTATATATAGGTGAGATTGAAGCATATCAGTATGCAAAGCCAAAGATTACATTAAAAGCAGATAGTCAGGGACGAGTTTCATACACAACTATTAATGTTGGTCAGCAATTTATTGATCCAGGTGCAACTGCAGTAGATAATAATGGTGTAGATATTTCTGCAAATATTACCGTAGAAGGAACAGGTACAATAAATACAAGTCTGCCAGGAGTTCACAACATTACATATAGTGTTACCGATGTGAATGGTTCAAGTTCAAAGATAGTTCGACAAGTGCAGGTTATTCAATAG